The Saccharopolyspora gloriosae genome window below encodes:
- a CDS encoding DUF397 domain-containing protein has translation MDLHDAKWRKSSRSNSGGYCVEVAVTPAVIGVRDTKDRAAGHFTTDHVRWNEFLTAVKAGRYSR, from the coding sequence GTGGATCTTCACGACGCGAAGTGGCGCAAGTCGTCCCGGTCGAACTCCGGGGGTTACTGCGTCGAGGTGGCGGTCACCCCGGCCGTGATCGGCGTGCGGGACACCAAGGACCGCGCCGCCGGGCACTTCACCACCGACCACGTCCGCTGGAACGAGTTCCTCACCGCCGTCAAGGCCGGCCGCTACTCGCGCTGA
- a CDS encoding DUF397 domain-containing protein: MTSRTPTGWRKSSRSGQQTNCVEVGRLGPGAAVRDTKDRAAGYVAVDGDRWNEFLLAVKTGRFLR; encoded by the coding sequence GTGACTTCACGAACGCCGACTGGATGGCGGAAGTCGAGCAGATCAGGCCAGCAGACCAACTGCGTCGAAGTCGGCAGGCTCGGCCCCGGCGCCGCCGTCCGGGACACCAAGGATCGCGCCGCCGGGTATGTGGCGGTCGACGGTGATCGCTGGAACGAGTTCCTGTTAGCTGTCAAGACCGGCCGCTTCTTGCGCTGA
- a CDS encoding helix-turn-helix domain-containing protein, with protein sequence MRRTTGGAPKARALGAELREAREATGRSMRALARDLETNHVKLQRYETGEIVPKPELVATYLTALGVSAAERDRLVEMARDADQEDWLSTTKSGSRKELTMLVEFERTATNISDIATGVIPGLLQTADYARAIMHGLPLNEVETLVLMRVGRREILAKKNAPRFTAILAESALWELIGGREVMVEQLEHVIHMSERPNVDVRVVRSGATRWHPAHMGSFTVYEFAKANPIVHMEHYRSSASLTNSGIANEYLNAVQDLTNIAMSTEQSIEFIAERIDNLKEAR encoded by the coding sequence ATGCGGCGTACCACGGGCGGAGCCCCCAAAGCGCGAGCGCTGGGCGCCGAATTGCGCGAAGCGCGTGAGGCCACAGGCAGAAGCATGCGAGCGCTCGCGCGAGATCTCGAAACCAACCACGTCAAGCTTCAGCGCTACGAGACCGGAGAGATCGTCCCGAAGCCAGAGCTCGTGGCCACGTACTTGACTGCTCTCGGGGTGTCAGCGGCCGAACGCGATCGATTGGTCGAGATGGCGCGCGACGCCGACCAGGAAGATTGGCTTTCGACCACCAAGAGTGGTTCCCGGAAAGAACTCACCATGCTGGTGGAGTTCGAGCGCACCGCTACGAACATCAGCGACATCGCTACCGGCGTCATACCCGGCTTGCTCCAGACGGCTGACTATGCCCGAGCGATCATGCACGGTCTCCCGCTCAACGAGGTGGAGACCTTGGTGCTCATGCGGGTGGGTCGCCGGGAGATCCTGGCGAAGAAAAATGCGCCTCGGTTCACCGCGATTCTGGCCGAATCCGCGTTGTGGGAGCTGATCGGTGGTCGTGAGGTCATGGTGGAGCAGCTGGAACATGTGATCCACATGTCCGAGCGCCCCAACGTGGATGTTCGGGTGGTGCGCAGTGGAGCCACGCGCTGGCACCCCGCTCATATGGGTTCTTTCACCGTCTACGAGTTCGCCAAAGCCAATCCGATCGTGCACATGGAGCACTACCGGTCGTCCGCGTCGTTGACGAACTCAGGTATAGCCAACGAGTACTTGAACGCGGTTCAAGACTTGACGAACATAGCGATGTCGACCGAGCAGTCGATCGAATTCATCGCTGAGCGAATCGACAATCTGAAGGAGGCTCGGTGA
- a CDS encoding ATP-binding cassette domain-containing protein, with protein sequence MRADIRVESLTHQYDEHVTALRGISTTVRQGERVAVIGPNGAGKTTLVQHFNGLARPTSGRVLVGDRDTAEYPISTLAAQVGFVFQNPADQLHARTVAAEVRFGPRNLGRSAAEADAQVAAALAATGLTELADAHPYHLAPAQRKLVAIASVLAMDTPVVVLDEPTTGQDAFALDVLSAVLADLAERGRTVIATTHDMDFCVENFDRVLLLTDGELVADGAPAEVFTDTAPHRLPQLFRLAGELGWDSRPTTVDEFVTMLE encoded by the coding sequence GTGCGGGCAGACATCCGGGTCGAGTCCCTGACCCACCAGTACGACGAGCACGTGACCGCGTTGCGCGGGATCTCCACGACCGTGCGCCAGGGGGAGCGGGTCGCGGTCATCGGCCCCAACGGGGCGGGCAAGACGACGCTGGTGCAGCACTTCAACGGCCTCGCGCGCCCCACCTCGGGCCGGGTGCTGGTCGGTGACCGGGACACCGCCGAGTACCCGATCTCGACGCTCGCGGCGCAGGTCGGCTTCGTGTTCCAGAACCCCGCGGACCAGTTGCACGCGCGCACGGTGGCGGCCGAGGTCCGCTTCGGGCCGCGCAACCTGGGGCGCTCGGCGGCCGAGGCGGACGCGCAGGTCGCGGCGGCGCTGGCGGCGACCGGGCTGACCGAGCTCGCGGACGCGCACCCGTACCACTTGGCGCCCGCGCAGCGGAAGCTGGTGGCCATCGCGTCGGTGCTGGCGATGGACACTCCGGTGGTGGTGCTGGACGAGCCCACCACCGGCCAGGACGCGTTCGCGCTCGACGTGCTCAGCGCGGTGCTCGCGGACCTCGCCGAGCGGGGCCGGACGGTCATCGCCACCACGCACGACATGGACTTCTGCGTGGAGAACTTCGACCGGGTCCTGCTGCTCACCGACGGCGAGCTGGTCGCCGACGGCGCTCCCGCCGAGGTCTTCACCGACACCGCCCCGCACCGCTTACCGCAGTTGTTCCGCCTCGCGGGCGAACTCGGCTGGGACTCCCGACCGACCACAGTGGACGAATTCGTGACGATGCTGGAGTGA
- a CDS encoding ATP-binding cassette domain-containing protein translates to MIEFENVGFTYPETAEPALRGIALSVPQGQVCGVVGAGGAGKSTFAAAIAGMVPHVTGGTLTGAVRVAGRSMATTALAEAVTDVGLVVQDPFNQMSGAKFTVREELAFGLENLGVPRAEMVERIDAVLAELGIAHLADRSPFSLSGGQQQLVAIGAVLVMRPKVVVLDEPTSQLDPASTALVFGALAALRAGGITVVLVEHKVAGLVELADRIVVLADGAIALDGTPHEVFTDERLPGFGVSPTRYTRAARQAAERGRWPADRPLPVLFDEAAAGFAAPEPIHPR, encoded by the coding sequence GTGATCGAGTTCGAGAACGTCGGCTTCACCTACCCGGAGACCGCCGAGCCGGCGCTGCGCGGCATCGCGCTGTCGGTGCCGCAGGGCCAGGTGTGCGGGGTCGTGGGCGCGGGTGGGGCGGGCAAGTCCACCTTCGCGGCGGCGATCGCGGGCATGGTCCCGCACGTCACCGGCGGGACCCTCACCGGAGCGGTGCGGGTGGCGGGCCGCTCGATGGCCACCACTGCGCTCGCCGAGGCGGTCACCGATGTGGGCCTGGTCGTGCAGGACCCGTTCAACCAGATGTCCGGCGCCAAGTTCACCGTCCGCGAGGAGCTCGCGTTCGGCCTGGAGAACCTCGGCGTGCCGCGGGCGGAGATGGTCGAGCGGATCGACGCCGTGCTCGCCGAACTGGGCATCGCGCACTTGGCGGACCGGTCGCCGTTCAGCCTCTCCGGCGGCCAGCAGCAGCTGGTGGCGATCGGTGCGGTGCTGGTCATGCGGCCGAAGGTGGTGGTGCTCGACGAGCCGACCTCGCAGCTCGACCCGGCCAGCACCGCGCTCGTGTTCGGCGCCCTGGCGGCACTGCGCGCGGGCGGGATCACCGTGGTGCTGGTCGAGCACAAGGTGGCGGGGCTCGTCGAGCTGGCCGACCGGATCGTCGTGCTCGCCGACGGCGCGATCGCCCTCGACGGCACTCCGCACGAGGTGTTCACCGACGAGCGGCTGCCCGGCTTCGGCGTCTCGCCCACCCGGTACACCCGAGCGGCGCGGCAGGCCGCCGAACGCGGCCGGTGGCCCGCGGACCGGCCGCTGCCGGTCTTGTTCGACGAAGCCGCCGCGGGTTTCGCCGCACCCGAGCCGATCCACCCCCGCTGA
- a CDS encoding energy-coupling factor transporter transmembrane component T family protein gives MSAVMFFQDGGSPVHRLNPVTKLALALAVTTTAFAIPVFWAPLLLVLLVLVPAVVVAGVGRTYARLLPLFAAPLVISVFLLQGLFFPEGTTVLAAWGPVAVTAEGLSFAALTSLRLVAMLGAFLFLLLTTHPGALMSAMVERGLSPKTSYVVSATLQIVPAFRARARNVLRAQQARGLDTTGLRRRVRTLLPLIGPLLLGSLADLEARAVAMEARAFGAPHRRTALLALADSPAQRVARLLMAAVAVAAVVANVVGVAR, from the coding sequence ATGAGCGCGGTGATGTTCTTCCAGGACGGCGGTTCGCCCGTGCACCGGCTCAACCCGGTGACGAAGCTGGCGCTCGCGCTGGCCGTGACCACCACGGCGTTCGCGATCCCGGTGTTCTGGGCGCCGCTGCTGCTGGTGCTGCTCGTGCTGGTGCCCGCGGTCGTGGTCGCCGGGGTGGGCCGCACCTACGCCCGGTTGCTGCCGCTGTTCGCGGCGCCGCTGGTGATCTCGGTGTTCCTGCTGCAAGGGCTGTTCTTCCCCGAGGGCACCACGGTGCTGGCCGCGTGGGGGCCGGTGGCGGTCACCGCCGAGGGGCTGTCCTTCGCGGCGCTCACCTCGCTGCGGCTGGTGGCGATGCTCGGAGCGTTCCTGTTCCTGCTGCTCACCACGCATCCGGGGGCGCTGATGAGCGCGATGGTCGAACGCGGCCTGTCGCCGAAGACCAGCTACGTGGTGTCGGCGACGCTGCAGATCGTGCCCGCGTTCCGCGCCCGCGCCCGCAACGTGCTGCGCGCCCAGCAGGCGCGCGGCCTCGACACCACCGGCCTGCGCCGCCGGGTGCGGACGCTGCTGCCGCTGATCGGCCCGCTGCTGCTGGGTTCGCTGGCCGACCTGGAGGCCCGCGCGGTGGCGATGGAGGCGCGCGCGTTCGGCGCCCCGCACCGCCGCACCGCGCTGCTCGCCCTCGCCGATTCCCCGGCGCAGCGGGTGGCGCGACTGCTCATGGCGGCGGTCGCGGTGGCCGCCGTCGTCGCCAACGTCGTCGGAGTCGCCCGGTGA
- a CDS encoding phytanoyl-CoA dioxygenase family protein codes for MPDTTSLDPDPALLPSADDVRFYAEHGWYLSPKLLTDDEVDTLVDASERYYAGERDRTLPHHPAKLSYWTAADGDVQRNNDYVHYESDAIAAILRKPEIAATAARLAQVDLIRMFQATLLYKPPQPGEKSNIVPWHFDKYYWASCSSEDLITAFIPFHHCDESLGTITMVDGSHRWSEFRGWDSRKGHAAVEGDQQREHLLAEASRRNDADVVKVPMTIPKGHMTFHHCRLYHGSGPNVSDRPRRAISMHMQDGSNAYRDHRLATDSRQTTYKHDELVRRTADGVPDYSDPEYCPVLWQEGRPSA; via the coding sequence GTGCCCGACACCACCTCGCTCGACCCGGACCCGGCGCTGCTGCCCTCCGCCGACGACGTCCGGTTCTACGCCGAACACGGCTGGTACCTGTCCCCGAAGCTGCTCACCGACGACGAGGTCGACACCCTCGTCGACGCGAGCGAGCGCTACTACGCCGGGGAACGCGACCGAACGCTGCCGCACCACCCGGCGAAGCTGTCCTACTGGACCGCCGCCGACGGGGACGTGCAGCGCAACAACGACTACGTGCACTACGAGAGCGACGCCATCGCCGCGATCCTGCGCAAACCCGAGATCGCGGCGACCGCGGCGCGGCTCGCGCAGGTCGACCTGATCCGGATGTTCCAGGCGACCCTGCTCTACAAGCCGCCGCAGCCCGGCGAGAAGTCGAACATCGTGCCCTGGCACTTCGACAAGTACTACTGGGCGTCCTGCAGCTCCGAAGACCTGATCACCGCGTTCATCCCGTTCCACCACTGCGACGAGTCGCTCGGCACCATCACCATGGTCGACGGCAGCCACCGGTGGTCGGAGTTCCGCGGCTGGGACAGCCGCAAGGGCCACGCCGCCGTCGAAGGCGACCAGCAGCGCGAGCACCTGCTCGCCGAAGCGTCCCGGCGCAACGACGCCGACGTGGTCAAGGTGCCGATGACGATTCCCAAGGGGCACATGACCTTCCACCACTGCCGCCTCTACCACGGCAGCGGCCCCAACGTGAGCGACCGGCCGCGCCGGGCCATCTCCATGCACATGCAGGACGGCTCGAACGCCTACCGCGACCACCGGCTCGCCACCGACAGCAGGCAGACCACCTACAAGCACGACGAGCTGGTGCGCCGCACCGCCGACGGCGTGCCCGACTACTCCGATCCCGAGTACTGCCCGGTGCTCTGGCAGGAAGGCCGCCCGAGCGCATGA
- a CDS encoding thymidylate synthase, producing MSEFDSFADAYTTGLREILEGGSAVPSVRDPHSKASDFGQKDRPYQELIAHSFRVRDPRSSLAISPALPVNLPYCFGLLAWSLDGRNDVDTPAHYRRGAHEYSDDQHTLSGAFGHRLITSSGNQIGAVVERIRQDPAHRRTFALVLEPEDNFRQSREYPCAVGVQMFLRDDRLSWITVMRAQQALTVLPYDGFLFMLMHQWAAALLGVEPGPYIHQSGTFHFYDNEIELARSVADGPITAGSLPALPDTPEQAQAAVRELVDTERGVREAVAAGDTAALDRFAATKAESDFADVARACLTTFAYRKLGDSTTTVDSPAAAAEVRDLITAL from the coding sequence GTGTCTGAATTCGATTCCTTCGCCGACGCCTACACCACCGGACTTCGCGAGATCCTGGAGGGCGGTTCCGCCGTGCCCTCGGTGCGCGACCCGCACTCCAAGGCATCGGACTTCGGCCAGAAGGACCGCCCCTACCAGGAACTGATCGCCCACTCCTTCCGCGTGCGCGACCCCCGCAGCTCGCTCGCGATCAGCCCGGCGCTGCCGGTGAACCTGCCCTACTGCTTCGGCCTGCTCGCCTGGTCGCTGGACGGGCGCAACGACGTCGACACCCCCGCGCACTACCGGCGGGGCGCGCACGAGTACTCCGACGACCAGCACACCCTCAGCGGCGCCTTCGGCCACCGCCTGATCACGTCCTCGGGGAACCAGATCGGAGCGGTCGTCGAGCGCATCCGGCAGGACCCCGCGCACCGGCGCACCTTCGCCCTGGTGCTCGAACCCGAGGACAACTTCCGCCAGTCCCGCGAATACCCGTGCGCGGTGGGCGTGCAGATGTTCCTGCGCGACGACCGGCTGAGCTGGATCACCGTGATGCGCGCGCAGCAGGCCCTCACGGTGCTGCCCTACGACGGCTTCCTGTTCATGCTGATGCACCAGTGGGCGGCGGCGCTGCTCGGCGTGGAACCCGGCCCCTACATCCACCAGTCCGGCACGTTCCACTTCTACGACAACGAGATCGAGCTGGCCCGTTCCGTCGCCGACGGCCCGATCACCGCCGGATCGCTGCCCGCGCTGCCCGATACCCCGGAGCAGGCCCAGGCCGCTGTTCGCGAGCTCGTCGACACCGAGCGCGGCGTCCGCGAGGCCGTGGCGGCGGGCGACACCGCGGCGCTGGACCGGTTCGCCGCCACCAAGGCCGAATCCGACTTCGCCGACGTGGCCCGCGCGTGCCTGACCACCTTCGCCTACCGCAAGCTCGGCGACTCCACCACGACGGTGGACTCCCCGGCCGCCGCGGCCGAGGTGCGCGACCTGATCACCGCGCTGTGA
- a CDS encoding radical SAM protein — protein MDVVVRDPLLPEPVPADPAGRLGDRLRLRRNAFTAAEGDQEAALRFPVLAALVPVATNRGGEVAYPGDPMCLYSALISTVERSAHRRATGLPEQPDVDDVYPDWGHYPDVHYRRSQSGPRTGLAAENPTTDGKVFDPRIWDAAARSAFLAQLRALRPKVLLLSAVSAGHRYALEMAADAKREVPECLVVLGGRHADETIREERGSGLVQLSWSSTVEVQRDGRSDRVVDFVVAGDGAPLLDLLLQAVGLVSEPGFAGTDVDAVMDALAPLAATRADLAGVGNIVGFGTRDVLVQPVRGRALSRSELPSPYEAFSIRARFGVFEQAGSSPHGSRTAHMMTLDACPFKCTFCSESSAMKRLPTRFAITESQEVARRVRTLADWGAEALFFDDPVFWGGNWTAINEFCRDLLALAESHRPLRELEWGAQLTVDVVLNKAKRDEVAAGLDLMREAGCTYIYIGIESMSEQVMRHVKKNLLRRNPEPWVGKVRAALETIRDHGIRVGSSVLFGLDGEDRDTIAETIEQIGLLIDDDLLIMASPNILTYHPGTGVAQEHGQDKLDYHSRRENTPPYTFFEEAYPEVVSKLLTEDDIWYIHETAERRWGNVRNSAIDESGVSVG, from the coding sequence GTGGACGTAGTCGTGCGCGACCCGCTGCTGCCCGAACCGGTCCCGGCCGATCCCGCAGGCCGGCTCGGCGACCGGCTTCGCCTGCGCCGCAACGCATTCACCGCCGCCGAAGGCGACCAGGAGGCGGCGCTGCGCTTCCCGGTGCTGGCCGCGCTGGTCCCGGTGGCCACCAACCGGGGCGGCGAAGTCGCCTACCCCGGCGACCCGATGTGCCTGTACTCCGCCCTGATCAGCACCGTCGAACGGTCCGCGCACCGGCGCGCGACCGGGCTGCCCGAGCAGCCCGACGTCGACGACGTGTACCCGGACTGGGGCCACTACCCGGACGTGCACTACCGGCGCAGCCAGTCCGGGCCGCGCACCGGGCTGGCCGCCGAGAACCCGACCACCGACGGCAAGGTGTTCGACCCGCGCATCTGGGACGCGGCCGCGCGCAGCGCGTTCCTCGCCCAGCTGCGCGCGCTGCGGCCGAAGGTGCTGCTGCTCAGCGCGGTCTCCGCCGGCCACCGGTACGCGCTGGAGATGGCCGCGGACGCCAAGCGGGAAGTCCCCGAGTGCTTGGTGGTGCTCGGCGGCAGGCACGCCGACGAGACCATCCGGGAGGAACGCGGCTCCGGCCTCGTGCAGCTGTCCTGGAGCAGCACCGTCGAGGTGCAGCGCGACGGGCGCAGCGACCGGGTGGTGGACTTCGTCGTCGCAGGCGACGGAGCTCCGCTGCTCGACCTGCTGCTGCAAGCGGTCGGGCTCGTCTCCGAACCCGGCTTCGCCGGGACCGACGTCGACGCGGTGATGGACGCGCTGGCACCGCTGGCCGCCACCCGCGCGGACCTCGCCGGAGTCGGCAACATCGTCGGCTTCGGCACCCGCGACGTGCTGGTGCAACCGGTGCGCGGCCGGGCGCTGAGCCGGTCGGAACTGCCCTCGCCGTACGAGGCGTTCTCCATCCGAGCCCGGTTCGGGGTCTTCGAACAGGCCGGTTCGTCCCCGCACGGCAGCCGGACCGCGCACATGATGACCTTGGACGCCTGCCCGTTCAAGTGCACCTTCTGCTCGGAGAGCAGCGCGATGAAGCGGCTGCCCACCCGGTTCGCCATCACCGAATCGCAGGAGGTCGCCCGCCGGGTGCGCACCCTCGCCGACTGGGGCGCGGAGGCGCTGTTCTTCGACGACCCCGTGTTCTGGGGCGGCAACTGGACGGCGATCAACGAGTTCTGCCGGGACCTGCTCGCGCTGGCGGAATCCCACCGCCCGCTGCGGGAACTGGAGTGGGGCGCGCAGCTGACCGTGGACGTCGTGCTCAACAAGGCCAAGCGCGACGAAGTGGCCGCCGGGCTCGACCTGATGCGCGAAGCCGGATGCACCTACATCTACATCGGCATCGAGTCGATGTCCGAGCAGGTCATGCGGCACGTGAAGAAGAACCTGCTGCGCCGCAACCCCGAACCGTGGGTGGGCAAGGTCCGCGCGGCGCTGGAGACGATCCGCGACCACGGCATCCGCGTCGGCAGCTCCGTGCTGTTCGGCCTCGACGGGGAGGACCGCGACACCATCGCCGAGACGATCGAGCAGATCGGCCTGCTCATCGACGACGACCTGCTGATCATGGCCAGTCCCAACATCCTCACCTACCACCCCGGCACCGGCGTGGCCCAAGAGCACGGGCAGGACAAGCTCGACTACCACTCCCGCCGGGAGAACACCCCGCCGTACACCTTCTTCGAGGAGGCCTACCCGGAGGTGGTCTCGAAGCTGCTCACCGAGGACGACATCTGGTACATCCACGAAACCGCCGAACGCCGCTGGGGAAACGTCCGCAACAGCGCCATCGACGAGAGCGGCGTTTCCGTCGGGTGA
- a CDS encoding class I SAM-dependent methyltransferase yields MLEQTLNPPLEVDRGSYWAPYFTYFPAMSRYLPTGVYAQQVRPRACVLGASDGKFALPLLRAGWEVVGVETDELFLDGGELDLVDGRHEVVGLRKRLADEGLEDRCTIVEQDYMTLPADGEFQFVMGSGLWSMPPNRHHTLQALFDHAMGMVAPGGIFFADWLIGLNPEERACGYYPGLEEMGRIVARDGWEVFENTDLGIYGESHLGFEQWHYHRYAAIVAHRFHAAAG; encoded by the coding sequence ATGCTGGAACAGACTCTGAATCCGCCGCTGGAAGTGGATCGCGGCAGCTACTGGGCGCCGTACTTCACCTACTTCCCCGCCATGTCCCGCTATCTGCCGACCGGCGTGTACGCCCAGCAGGTGCGGCCCAGGGCGTGCGTGCTCGGTGCTTCGGACGGGAAGTTCGCGCTGCCGCTGCTGCGCGCGGGCTGGGAGGTCGTCGGGGTGGAGACCGACGAGCTGTTCCTCGACGGCGGGGAGCTCGACCTGGTCGACGGCCGCCACGAGGTGGTGGGGCTGCGCAAGCGGCTCGCCGACGAGGGCCTGGAGGACCGCTGCACCATCGTCGAGCAGGACTACATGACGCTGCCCGCCGACGGCGAGTTCCAGTTCGTCATGGGCAGCGGGCTGTGGTCGATGCCACCGAACCGCCACCACACCCTGCAGGCGCTGTTCGACCACGCCATGGGCATGGTCGCGCCGGGCGGGATCTTCTTCGCGGACTGGCTGATCGGGCTCAACCCGGAGGAACGCGCCTGCGGCTACTACCCCGGCTTGGAGGAGATGGGGCGCATCGTCGCCCGCGACGGCTGGGAGGTCTTCGAGAACACCGACCTCGGCATCTACGGCGAGAGCCACCTCGGGTTCGAGCAGTGGCACTACCACCGCTACGCCGCGATCGTCGCGCACCGCTTCCACGCGGCGGCCGGATGA
- a CDS encoding GNAT family N-acetyltransferase, with protein MSAERIVEAVATDLDGTLLRSDGTLSERSARALRAVAAELHLVYATARPLWSAREVLRDAAPGDLICSNGAVVADTGSGRIVRTVAMPAELTAAAVAELTRRCPEAVWALDRVEDRVLSPGWPDVLASASARVHRAEAVPAGFGVLCLMVVGCPPEIGREVAVELGLGCTSSTSGLLEFSAPGADKRTALRWVLARRATTPDAAICFGDAPNDLGMFEVAGTAVAVAGASPEVRRRADAVVGGNDEDGVAAHLEELMITHRRTPEGRPMKLTAYDRAAEVPGQVWDSLRERATTYSASGWLGVREEELPETAAARHLIAADDEGAAAGLETYAFTEPPHRLYAPTFLLDGIVDDERAQAYERRPYVIGAGWSEFRGQLPVRPGLPAADRAAAVEALTADTLTWAVDRDADLLGYLFLPLDQALEVARAHADAEPVVVLQDVENVLRTDWSFDDYLAYLPRNRRTRVRRELREFAESGRTIREVELAEVVDVIAPLNNALMQKYGHTWYSLERALDVYHRQARHLSADSSVLLVEDEGRPAAFALRYRRDDGIYSRVVGFDYDLPNRADYFKVLMYEAVRTGAERGIAEIGLGLGTYEAKLGRGAQPVPLYSVFAGVREPLPAAPDAVAAHNRRKVDEFAEQFGRFVVGGADFEAWLPENHRA; from the coding sequence ATGTCGGCTGAGCGGATCGTCGAGGCGGTCGCCACCGACCTCGACGGCACCCTGCTGCGCTCGGACGGCACCCTGTCCGAGCGCTCCGCGCGCGCCCTGCGCGCCGTCGCGGCGGAACTGCACCTGGTGTACGCCACGGCTCGTCCGCTGTGGAGCGCGCGGGAGGTGCTGCGGGACGCGGCACCGGGCGACCTGATCTGCTCCAACGGCGCCGTGGTCGCCGACACCGGATCCGGGCGGATCGTGCGCACCGTCGCGATGCCCGCCGAGCTCACCGCCGCCGCCGTCGCCGAGCTGACCCGCCGGTGCCCCGAAGCGGTGTGGGCGCTGGACCGGGTCGAGGACCGGGTGCTCTCCCCCGGCTGGCCGGACGTCCTGGCCAGCGCGTCGGCGCGGGTGCACCGGGCGGAGGCCGTGCCCGCCGGGTTCGGCGTGCTGTGCCTCATGGTCGTCGGCTGCCCGCCCGAGATCGGCCGCGAGGTCGCCGTCGAACTCGGCCTCGGCTGCACCTCCTCGACCTCGGGCCTGCTGGAGTTCTCCGCTCCCGGCGCGGACAAGCGCACCGCGCTGCGGTGGGTGCTGGCCCGGCGCGCAACGACACCGGACGCCGCGATCTGCTTCGGCGACGCCCCCAACGACCTGGGCATGTTCGAGGTCGCGGGCACCGCCGTCGCCGTCGCCGGGGCCTCGCCCGAAGTGCGGCGCCGCGCCGACGCGGTGGTCGGGGGCAACGACGAGGACGGCGTCGCGGCCCATCTGGAAGAGTTGATGATCACACACCGCCGCACCCCAGAAGGACGACCGATGAAGCTCACCGCCTACGACCGCGCCGCCGAAGTTCCGGGGCAGGTGTGGGATTCCCTCCGCGAGCGGGCCACCACCTATTCGGCGTCGGGCTGGCTGGGCGTGCGCGAGGAGGAGCTGCCGGAGACCGCGGCGGCCCGCCACCTGATCGCCGCCGACGACGAGGGCGCGGCAGCCGGGCTGGAGACCTACGCCTTCACCGAACCCCCGCACCGCCTCTACGCCCCGACCTTCCTACTCGACGGCATCGTCGACGACGAGCGCGCGCAGGCCTACGAGCGGCGGCCGTACGTGATCGGCGCGGGCTGGTCGGAGTTCCGCGGCCAGCTGCCGGTGCGCCCGGGACTCCCGGCCGCCGACCGCGCCGCCGCCGTGGAGGCCCTCACCGCCGACACCCTCACGTGGGCCGTCGACCGGGACGCCGACCTGCTCGGCTACCTGTTCCTGCCGCTGGACCAGGCGCTGGAGGTGGCCCGCGCGCACGCCGACGCCGAGCCGGTCGTGGTGCTGCAGGACGTGGAGAACGTGCTGCGCACCGACTGGTCCTTCGACGACTACCTGGCTTACCTGCCGCGCAACCGCCGCACCCGGGTCCGGCGCGAGCTGCGCGAGTTCGCCGAGAGCGGGCGCACCATCCGCGAGGTGGAGCTGGCCGAGGTCGTCGACGTGATCGCCCCGCTGAACAACGCGCTCATGCAGAAGTACGGCCACACCTGGTACAGCCTGGAGCGCGCGCTCGACGTCTACCACCGGCAGGCCCGGCACCTCTCCGCCGACAGCTCGGTGCTGCTGGTCGAGGACGAGGGCAGGCCCGCCGCGTTCGCCCTGCGCTACCGCCGCGACGACGGGATCTACTCGCGGGTGGTCGGCTTCGACTACGACCTGCCGAACCGGGCGGACTACTTCAAGGTCCTGATGTACGAGGCGGTGCGCACCGGTGCCGAGCGCGGCATCGCGGAGATCGGCCTGGGGCTGGGCACCTACGAGGCCAAGCTCGGCCGCGGCGCGCAGCCGGTGCCGCTCTACAGCGTGTTCGCCGGTGTCCGCGAACCGCTGCCCGCCGCGCCGGACGCGGTGGCCGCGCACAACCGCCGCAAGGTCGACGAGTTCGCCGAGCAGTTCGGGCGCTTCGTCGTGGGCGGCGCGGACTTCGAGGCGTGGCTCCCGGAGAACCACCGGGCCTGA
- a CDS encoding DUF418 domain-containing protein, which yields MAAKPITRPPRILDSARDRDEPPDAHHQQRRGDVVGRRRRPRSASPARGLEGSSAWATMPVFAAGIIVVQVVSSRLWLARFRYGPLERAWRCITWWDLQPIRLRASAN from the coding sequence ATGGCCGCGAAGCCGATCACCCGCCCGCCTCGAATCCTCGACTCGGCACGTGACCGGGATGAGCCGCCCGACGCGCACCACCAGCAGCGTCGCGGTGACGTAGTTGGTCGACGCCGTCGACCGCGCTCGGCATCTCCAGCACGCGGCCTGGAGGGCTCCAGCGCCTGGGCGACGATGCCGGTGTTCGCCGCCGGGATCATCGTCGTCCAGGTGGTGTCGAGCAGGCTCTGGCTCGCCCGCTTCCGCTACGGCCCGCTGGAACGGGCTTGGCGCTGCATCACCTGGTGGGACCTGCAACCGATCCGCCTGCGAGCGTCCGCGAACTGA